The segment TCGTTGCTTAAAGTGCTCATATCAAAGGGATTGGTTTGAGATCCTGCTGGTGAGACGAATGAGAGAATAGGTATGGCTGTGGTGCTCTCCGCTGTCTGCTCACCAACCGGAGATGTTCTTGTATTCCTACGTCTTCTTGAACTTGTTTCTGGCGTAGTAGTAGTAACCGAGTTCTCTATAAGTTCATCTGGTAGACTTGACTCCTATTGAAAGAAACATAGCAAGTTTTCTGAATTAGCTATCAAGATAAACTATCTTGAGGAGATAAAGAGAGCGTACCAGGAATAAAACAGTGGCACAATACTTGAGAACCTCGAAATTCATTCTCACATCATCCAGACTCCTAAAGAGATACAAAGCATTAGAACTAAACAACggtaatgcaaaaaaaaaaaaaacaaagcctGCGTATTTATATTACCTATGCGTTTGATTCCCAATCCCAAAGTATGTAGCCAGTGTCGCCATCTGTCCAAACAAAGCTCACATAGAAACATAATAAGCATCCATCATATCTAATTCAAGAGataatctctctctctagtaTCATTGTTGTTACCTTCATATCACCAGCTCTCCTCCCAAACTTTTGAGTAAGCAACACCAAGGAGTCAATGGTGCCCTTTGGCTCTGGTGGATCCCTTCCAATCTCTGCAAAAGCTTCTCTTATCCTTGGTATATCAAACCTCAATATGTTGTGACCTGCCCATACCCTTCCTACACAAGACCAAACCACTAAAACAtcaacacaaaaaaaagaacagaacTTTGTGGACTCAGAAAACAGagacaattcaaaaaaaacagagcaaacAGAGACAAAATAACATAATGGACAGTATCATCTCCTTTACATAAACCccaaaagaacaaaactttCGTATCAATTAGCAATTCAACAACATAGAGAAGATATAAAGACAAATGTTTCAAACCATTCAAACATCAACACAACTAAACATAAAGAacaaaacagagacaacaataGCTCAAAACTTTGACAGTATCAATCTCCTTTGTGGACTTAGAAACccaaaaagaacaaaactttcATGTCAATTAGCAATTCAACAACACAGAGGAGTAAGAAAGACGAAAGCTTTAGACAAAACAGAGACAGTATCATCTCCTTTTGTGAACTCAGAAAcacaaaaagaacaaaactttcATGTCAAGCAACAACTCAACAACACagaggagaaagaaagaaagaaagtttcAAACCATGGAGAATCTCGTAGACGTCGTCAGCGATCTCTGCAAAGGTGGGTTGCGACTTAACGTCCTCACGCTTGATACCGTTGCAACTCACGGAGCGATCAGTGATGCGGTTGAGATTCGCGGGTCGGACGAGCTGCGTGTAGCTCCGAAGCTCGACTAGCTTCTTGGGGCAGACGAGGATGGAACCGAACTCGAGAATCTCGTGCTTTTGGCCAGCTCGAAAGGGGATTGTCGTCTCTAAGTCGAAGAAGGCGATCTCTGAGCGGTCTTCGGACGGAACCATTGGTAACGGGTCGGGTTGAAATGAGAGGAAGGTGTGGAAAGTATCGATCTtttttggatttgggtttgggATTTATATACAAGAGGAGACTTAGGAAGGTGGGTTTAGTTATTTTCTTCGACCAAGTCTCTAGGCAAAGGTCACTTGTGTGATATGGGTTTGCTTTCTTGGTCGGTGTCCTGTAAAACAAACCAAGGTTTTTGTGTTAaataaaggtttttttttttgaaactaaagtTTTAGGAAAAATATTCAAAGTTGTAAGTTCAAAGAATCTAGAAGAAgaacattttaaaatacatgattggTATCTGTCAAAAACAATAAGAAATTTCTACTGAGGAGATATGTTTTTCAATTAAAATGGGAACAAGATTATgaaaatcaagttttttttttgtcagcatgcATGTATGTATGCTTGGGTTTCATTGATATCATTTACTTACTCTGGTCAAACAATCAAATTTAAGAGGATCTATATAAActgaaaatgaaaaacaaaaactcaaGCTGTATTAGCACATGTTAGTAGAGATGGACGGTGTTCTAGGATATATTTAGTATGATTTATATGTGGGGTTTTACATAATTACTTATGTAATAATTTCACCAAATTTCTGTCAAGAAGTTGGACAAAAATGTAAATATGttgattttgaatttaaatcCTGCAAAAAACTAAAGTTTATGTAATTGTTATAACCTGTTAGAATTTGTAAGAATATTTAGAATTAGATTAGTTGTTGATATTTTCCAGTGTTTCTAAAATTTAGGCACCATCAGTTCGACAAATTAGATCTAATTGAAATGAGTTTTTTTTCAGAGTAATCTTTGAAAAATGTTCAGTCTAAACACCCATATAATCAGCGTTTAACTAGTATCTAGCAACTTTTTAAACATTGATATTATCTATTTTGGAAGATAGTCGGTTTTTGGAATAAATATCCCACTCTAATAAACCTATGGAGGTAAGTTTATGAAGATTTTAAGAATTCCTGCACAAAAGATGATCTAATAACCCAAACAGTAATGGGAATAAACTGATAGTATTGTACCATACAAAGCTGAGAAGATAGTTCTTACGTTGACCAGAATGCATGAATGGCTTAGGTTTCATTGTATCATTGACTTCTAAGAAGGGAAAACAATATTATTGGTCAAACAATCAAATTTAAGAGGGATTTATAATAGGAACTGAAAATGGAAAACAAAAACTCATGCTATATTGGTAGCATATGTTAATAGAGATGGATGGTGTTTTCAGGAGATATTTAGTATGATTCTTAAGTTTTCCCATTTTAAGTTTGTAATAACTTCACAAAATTTAGTTTAAGAGTTTGGACAGTGTAAATATGTTGATCCTACATTTAAATCCTTCAAAAAACTAAGTAAATGTAATTAAAGTGAAGTCTTAGAATTTGTTAGAAAATTTAGAATTAGATTATTTGTTGGTGTTATCTAGGAGTAGATATTTTTATATCCATTtgagttcggtttggtttgtgtttgaTTTTATCTCTGTTctagtatttttgaattttggttTGGGTCTGATTTGAAAATTTATGGCTTTTGGATACctattttaaattatgtaagaaattcaaaaatataaatatatcttaaaagttttaattttaaaaatgaaataatatataagtataaatttgaataatatatatatatgacaaaataaTTAATCGATTTAGATATTTGGATGGAGAATTGATAGCTATTTccgatttttaaatattttgagtaTCTTTTTGgctatttgaatatttttaatattatcatgtattttggataattctgaATATTTTCCGATACTTAGCTTTTGgatataagatttaaaataattaaaaattttaaatatataattgtgatTCAAGTATTTTTGGGTAttcacaatattttgtttcGGTAGGGTTTAGTTTCAGTTTTTCagatatcatttaaattttattcaagtATTTTATAAGTTTCAGTTCGAGTTTAGTACCATTTTCCGAGTTGGATTTGATTTTTCAAGTTGGGCAGTGTGGCAGCAGCTTTCTCCCACATGGCTATGTTCCTGGCGACGTTATGTCATTTGTAACAGCTTTTCCTTTCCCAGCAACAAGGGACGTCACTGCGGCCGGAAAGCTTTTCTGACGTGTATGTATATGAAAGActagtatttatttttatatttattttaattttatttattattaaaagaatTTAGTTGATGATGTTCGCAAATTGGGATCGCCAATTTCTTTAAAACAACAATGGCGTTTTTGGAGGTTTTATGACGAATGGAAACTAAGGAAAATGAATACTTTGCAGTTATTTTCATGATTGTAAAGGGAAACATAGGAGAATGAATACTTTGCAGTTATTTTCGTGTTACTATCCTTTTTCATTTATCAGTGATTATATctgatttttatgtttttataattacGGATGTTTGATTGAAAACCAAACAATCTTTATTGAACAAGGAACCAAATGGTAACAAATCGATTAGCTGTTCAGTTATTAACTAATAACTAAAACTAAGCTAACCTCTAGAATCCAAACGGTTAATCGAACATCTCTTTTTCCTCTTACTACCCCACGGTGAAAGCAAACATATATTGTACATAGCTGCATCATCCATTGCTTCTGTTATTGACCTTGAACAACTGGCAATTGCAAGCATTTCTTTCTCCATTTCCTGAAAACCAGATCATTATAACAGGAGAAACAAACAAATTGAGTTTTTATACTTAAAAAACCAACAGTCTCAAGGCAGAGTTTCCAAGGGCATCAACAATTTTCACCTATTTAGTCACCAATA is part of the Brassica rapa cultivar Chiifu-401-42 chromosome A09, CAAS_Brap_v3.01, whole genome shotgun sequence genome and harbors:
- the LOC103837379 gene encoding protein NEN2, yielding MVPSEDRSEIAFFDLETTIPFRAGQKHEILEFGSILVCPKKLVELRSYTQLVRPANLNRITDRSVSCNGIKREDVKSQPTFAEIADDVYEILHGRVWAGHNILRFDIPRIREAFAEIGRDPPEPKGTIDSLVLLTQKFGRRAGDMKMATLATYFGIGNQTHRSLDDVRMNFEVLKYCATVLFLESSLPDELIENSVTTTTPETSSRRRRNTRTSPVGEQTAESTTAIPILSFVSPAGSQTNPFDMSTLSNEIASETLQPDVPMEEERNQPSKAIITSDQEGFLEPGEISSPSIKAVQVPLYHGSQITKPQLVLGDNKPLQLRCSDLKVRFGISGKFMDNAGRRKLNFVIDLCPSLCNVLQECDSAAKTISVDSGSGSDWNPVIIPVKGFLNSPTARIHIPIGLNGEMDCYAAEIHQRELPGAATTHKLISSNPSAEELESLVNPGTVLDAFLSLEPYDYQQRAGIRLVARKLVIH